A region of Rhodospirillales bacterium DNA encodes the following proteins:
- a CDS encoding lipoprotein-releasing ABC transporter permease subunit, which produces MFSVAERLIAVRYLRARREEGFISIIAWFSLVGIALGVGTLIVVMAVMNGFQIALLQQITSVNGHLGVVTGRGPITEYQTVLDKVRVVPGVASAAPVVEGQAVVVTGDGVRGVMVRGMRLEDLKSRGPIARSIEAPPPGVKRGGLDALADGRSVAIGARLAETLGVAVGDDITLVSPYRKIETPFGNRPAAARFTVAAIFDIGMFDYDSNFIYTTMERAQAFFDQEGRVSLIEVFAVDPGNYRPLARRISEALEWKAYAFDWLEANAQFFATVRIQTNVMFLVLTLIIIVAAFNIVSSLMMLVRTKGPDIAILRTMGASRGQILRVFLMDGMGIGLVGTGLGVALGLLFARNIESIRQALQKSFGLTLFDPQLYMLSELPARISGGEVGAIAAMALVFAFAATLYPAWAATRLDPLEGLRRG; this is translated from the coding sequence ATGTTCTCCGTCGCCGAGCGGCTGATCGCCGTCCGCTACCTCCGGGCGCGGCGCGAGGAGGGGTTCATCTCGATCATCGCGTGGTTCTCGCTGGTCGGGATCGCGCTGGGCGTCGGCACCCTGATCGTCGTCATGGCCGTGATGAACGGTTTCCAGATCGCGCTGCTGCAGCAGATCACCTCCGTCAATGGCCATCTCGGCGTCGTCACCGGCCGCGGTCCGATCACGGAATACCAGACGGTCCTCGACAAGGTGCGCGTGGTGCCGGGCGTCGCCAGCGCGGCGCCGGTGGTCGAGGGCCAGGCCGTGGTCGTCACCGGCGACGGCGTGCGCGGCGTCATGGTCCGCGGCATGCGCCTCGAGGACCTCAAGAGCCGGGGTCCGATCGCGCGCTCGATCGAGGCACCGCCGCCGGGCGTGAAGCGCGGCGGGCTCGACGCGCTGGCGGACGGACGCTCGGTAGCGATCGGCGCGCGGCTGGCGGAGACGCTGGGCGTCGCGGTCGGCGACGACATCACGCTGGTCTCGCCCTACCGCAAGATCGAGACGCCGTTCGGCAACCGGCCGGCGGCGGCGCGGTTCACGGTCGCCGCGATCTTCGACATCGGCATGTTCGACTACGATTCGAACTTCATCTACACGACCATGGAGCGGGCGCAGGCGTTCTTCGACCAGGAGGGACGCGTCTCGTTGATCGAGGTCTTCGCCGTCGATCCCGGAAACTACCGCCCGCTGGCGCGGCGGATCTCCGAGGCCTTGGAATGGAAGGCCTACGCCTTCGACTGGCTGGAGGCCAACGCGCAGTTCTTCGCCACCGTGCGCATCCAGACCAACGTCATGTTCCTGGTGTTGACGCTGATCATCATCGTGGCGGCGTTCAACATCGTCTCGAGCCTGATGATGCTGGTGCGGACCAAGGGGCCGGACATCGCGATCCTGCGCACGATGGGCGCGTCGCGCGGCCAGATCCTGCGCGTGTTCCTGATGGACGGCATGGGGATCGGGCTGGTCGGCACGGGTCTCGGCGTCGCGCTCGGTCTGCTGTTCGCGCGCAACATCGAATCCATCCGCCAGGCGCTGCAGAAAAGCTTCGGCCTGACGCTGTTCGATCCGCAGCTCTACATGCTGTCGGAGCTGCCGGCCCGGATCTCCGGCGGCGAGGTCGGGGCGATCGCGGCCATGGCGCTCGTCTTCGCGTTCGCGGCCACCTTGTATCCGGCATGGGCGGCGACCCGTCTCGATCCCTTGGAGGGTCTGCGTCGTGGCTAG
- a CDS encoding proline--tRNA ligase, whose product MRLSQYFLPTLRENPAEAQIVSHRLMLRAGLVRQQAAGIYAWLPLGLRVLRNIERIVREEQDASGAQEVLMPTIQSADLWRESGRYDAYGPEMLRFKDRHERELLFGPTNEEMITTIFREGVRSYRDLPKNLYNIQWKFRDEVRPRFGVMRGREFLMKDAYSFDLDKAGAIRSYNRMFVAYLRTFARMGLKAIPMRADTGPIGGDLSHEFIILADTGESAVFCHKGLVDKDILGRSVDYTGELQPLVDEWLSLYAATDEKHDAAKFEAEVPVDQRLSARGIEVGHIFYFGTKYSAPMNAVVAGPGGEQITVEMGSYGIGVSRLVGAIIEASHDDAGIVWPESVAPFKVGLISLKADDGAVSKTCADLYARLGAAGVEALYDDRDLRPGAKFADMDLIGVPWQLIVGPKGVAAGKIELKNRRTGQREELAPEAALARLTG is encoded by the coding sequence ATGCGCCTCAGCCAGTATTTCCTGCCCACGCTCCGCGAGAATCCCGCCGAGGCGCAGATCGTCTCCCACCGTCTGATGCTCCGCGCCGGGCTGGTCCGCCAGCAGGCCGCCGGCATCTACGCGTGGCTGCCGCTGGGTCTGCGCGTGCTGCGCAACATCGAGCGCATCGTCCGCGAGGAGCAGGATGCGTCCGGCGCCCAGGAGGTGCTGATGCCGACCATCCAGTCGGCCGATCTCTGGCGCGAAAGCGGGCGCTACGACGCCTACGGGCCGGAGATGCTGCGCTTCAAGGACCGGCACGAGCGCGAGCTGCTGTTCGGACCGACCAACGAGGAAATGATCACGACGATCTTCCGCGAGGGCGTGAGGAGCTACCGCGACCTGCCGAAGAACCTCTACAACATCCAGTGGAAGTTCCGCGACGAGGTGCGCCCGCGCTTCGGCGTCATGCGCGGCCGCGAGTTCCTGATGAAGGACGCCTACTCCTTCGACCTCGACAAGGCCGGCGCCATCCGCTCGTACAACAGGATGTTCGTGGCCTATCTGCGCACCTTCGCGCGCATGGGGTTGAAGGCGATCCCGATGCGGGCCGACACCGGGCCGATCGGCGGCGACCTCAGCCACGAGTTCATCATCCTCGCCGACACCGGCGAGAGCGCTGTGTTCTGCCACAAGGGGCTGGTCGACAAGGACATCCTCGGCCGGAGCGTGGACTACACCGGCGAGCTCCAGCCGCTGGTCGACGAATGGCTGTCGCTCTACGCCGCCACCGACGAGAAGCACGACGCGGCGAAGTTCGAGGCCGAGGTGCCGGTGGACCAGCGGCTGTCCGCCCGCGGCATCGAGGTCGGCCACATCTTCTATTTCGGCACCAAGTACTCGGCGCCGATGAACGCCGTCGTCGCCGGCCCCGGCGGCGAGCAGATCACCGTCGAGATGGGCTCCTACGGCATCGGCGTCTCGCGCCTGGTCGGCGCCATCATCGAGGCCAGCCACGACGATGCCGGCATCGTGTGGCCGGAATCGGTGGCGCCGTTCAAGGTCGGATTGATCAGCCTCAAGGCGGACGACGGCGCGGTGTCGAAGACCTGCGCCGATCTCTACGCGCGGCTGGGCGCCGCCGGCGTCGAGGCGCTCTACGACGACCGCGACCTGCGGCCCGGCGCGAAATTCGCGGACATGGACCTGATCGGGGTGCCGTGGCAGCTCATCGTCGGCCCCAAAGGCGTGGCCGCCGGCAAGATCGAGCTCAAGAACCGCCGCACCGGCCAGCGTGAGGAGCTGGCGCCGGAAGCGGCGCTGGCGCGGCTGACCGGCTAG
- a CDS encoding NCS2 family permease: MLERVFKLAENRTTVRTEVIAGLTTFLTMAYIIFVNPDILSKAGMPRDAVFVATCLAAAIGTALMAFLANYPIALAPGMGLNAYFAFGVVLGMKISWQVALGCVFLSGLIFLLISVLPIREWIVNAIPRSLKMAIAAGIGLFLALIALKEAGIVVAHPATLVGHGKLTSLPVLLAAAGFVLIIALDHYKTPGAIIIGILAISAVSWMLPASGAKFAGVMSMPPSVAPVFLQMDIAGALGIGLVTVVFTFLLVDMFDNSGTLIGLVHRAGMLSKDGTVPRLDRALVADSSAAAIGAAIGTSTTTSYIESASGINAGGRTGLTALVVAILFLLALFFAPLAGSIPPFATAPALLYVACLMTKALVDVDWEDITESAPAVVTALAMPFTFSIAEGIGFGFIVYAAIKIATGRILDLHPAVGIIAVLFAIRFAL, from the coding sequence ATGCTCGAACGAGTCTTCAAGCTGGCCGAGAACCGCACGACGGTCCGGACCGAGGTCATCGCCGGCCTCACGACGTTTCTGACGATGGCCTACATCATCTTCGTGAACCCCGACATCCTGTCGAAGGCCGGCATGCCGCGCGACGCGGTGTTCGTCGCCACCTGCCTCGCCGCGGCGATCGGCACCGCGCTGATGGCGTTCCTCGCGAACTACCCGATCGCGCTGGCGCCGGGCATGGGCCTCAACGCCTACTTCGCGTTCGGGGTCGTTCTGGGCATGAAGATCAGCTGGCAGGTCGCGCTGGGCTGCGTGTTCCTGTCCGGGCTGATCTTCCTGTTGATCAGCGTCCTGCCGATCAGGGAATGGATCGTCAACGCGATCCCGAGGTCGTTGAAGATGGCGATCGCCGCCGGAATCGGGTTGTTCCTGGCGTTGATCGCGTTGAAGGAAGCCGGGATCGTCGTCGCCCACCCGGCCACGCTGGTCGGCCACGGCAAGCTCACCTCGCTGCCCGTGCTGCTCGCGGCCGCCGGTTTCGTGCTGATCATCGCGCTCGACCACTACAAGACACCCGGCGCCATCATCATCGGCATCCTCGCGATCTCCGCCGTGTCGTGGATGCTGCCCGCCAGCGGCGCGAAGTTCGCCGGCGTCATGTCGATGCCGCCGAGCGTCGCGCCGGTGTTCCTCCAGATGGATATCGCCGGCGCGCTCGGCATCGGCCTCGTCACCGTCGTGTTCACCTTCCTGCTGGTCGACATGTTCGACAATTCCGGCACGCTGATCGGTCTGGTGCACCGCGCCGGCATGCTGAGCAAGGACGGCACCGTGCCGCGGCTCGACCGCGCCCTGGTCGCCGACTCGTCGGCCGCGGCGATCGGCGCGGCGATCGGCACGTCGACCACGACCAGCTACATCGAGAGCGCCTCGGGCATCAACGCGGGCGGCCGCACCGGACTGACGGCGCTGGTCGTGGCCATCCTGTTCCTGCTGGCGTTGTTCTTCGCGCCGCTGGCGGGCTCGATCCCGCCCTTCGCGACCGCGCCGGCGCTGCTCTACGTCGCCTGCCTGATGACCAAGGCGCTGGTCGACGTCGACTGGGAGGACATCACCGAATCGGCGCCGGCCGTCGTCACGGCGCTCGCGATGCCGTTCACCTTCTCCATCGCCGAGGGCATCGGATTCGGCTTCATCGTCTACGCCGCGATCAAGATCGCGACCGGACGGATCCTCGATCTGCATCCGGCGGTTGGAATCATCGCGGTCCTGTTCGCGATACGCTTCGCGCTATGA
- a CDS encoding DUF1467 family protein, giving the protein MSWATGILVFVVIWWTVVFAVLPIGVRRVDSATKGIERGAPERPELARKALITTAISAALWVVWYVLWARDVFGLRDGW; this is encoded by the coding sequence ATGAGCTGGGCGACGGGCATTCTCGTCTTCGTCGTGATCTGGTGGACGGTGGTGTTCGCCGTCCTGCCGATTGGCGTACGGCGGGTCGACTCCGCGACCAAAGGCATCGAGCGCGGCGCGCCGGAACGGCCCGAGTTGGCGCGCAAGGCGCTGATCACGACGGCCATCAGCGCGGCGTTGTGGGTGGTCTGGTACGTCCTTTGGGCGCGCGACGTCTTCGGGCTGCGCGACGGCTGGTAG
- a CDS encoding ribonuclease J yields MTVPGDELLFLPLGGAGEIGMNLNLYGCRGKWLMLDLGVTFGDDSTPGLDVLMPDPAFIEERRADLLAIVLTHAHEDHLGAVPDLWPRLRCPVYATPFAASVLKRKLTEAGLEDEVPVTIVPLGGRLSLPPFELEFVTMTHSIPEPNAVAIRTPHGVVLHTGDWKIDPEPLIGGITDEAALRRLGADGVLAMVCDSTNVFVEGESGSEAGVRDRLAETIRDRPGLVAITCFASNLARVDSAARAAIAADRHPVLIGRALHRMVEAAQENGYLLDFPDTVSARDAGWLPREKVCLICTGSQGEPRAALSTLASGGNRDIGLQAGDTVVFSSRVIPGNEKSIGRLQNQLASLGIEVIADRGSNIHVSGHPARDELARLYQWVRPRIAVPVHGERRHMVEHAALARQCQVPTALVAPNGSVVRLAPGPAAVVDTVASGRLARDGTRLIHVGDSGLRDRRKMLWHGSAVATLVVTGEGKLAAPPRLTVHGLAQDDAAAMEAMTAANDALRAAVADLTRAESRDDAAVAEAARRAVRRVFKTRFDKKPLTEVHVVRI; encoded by the coding sequence ATGACGGTTCCAGGCGACGAGCTGCTGTTCCTGCCGCTGGGCGGGGCCGGCGAGATCGGGATGAATCTCAATCTCTACGGCTGCCGCGGAAAGTGGTTGATGCTCGATCTCGGCGTCACGTTCGGCGATGATTCGACGCCCGGTCTCGACGTGCTCATGCCCGATCCGGCGTTCATCGAGGAGCGCCGCGCCGACCTGCTGGCGATCGTGCTGACCCACGCGCACGAGGACCATCTCGGTGCCGTCCCCGACCTGTGGCCGCGCTTGCGCTGCCCGGTCTACGCCACGCCGTTCGCCGCGTCGGTCCTGAAGCGCAAGCTGACCGAGGCCGGCCTCGAGGACGAGGTGCCGGTGACGATCGTGCCGCTCGGCGGCCGGCTGTCGCTGCCGCCGTTCGAGCTGGAGTTCGTCACGATGACGCATTCCATCCCCGAGCCGAACGCGGTCGCGATCCGCACGCCGCACGGCGTGGTGCTGCACACCGGCGACTGGAAGATCGACCCCGAGCCGCTGATCGGCGGGATCACGGACGAGGCGGCGCTGCGCCGGCTCGGCGCCGACGGCGTGCTCGCCATGGTCTGCGATTCGACCAACGTCTTCGTCGAGGGCGAGTCGGGGTCGGAGGCGGGCGTCCGCGACCGGCTGGCGGAGACGATCCGCGACCGGCCGGGGCTGGTGGCGATCACCTGCTTCGCCTCGAACCTGGCGCGGGTCGACAGCGCGGCGCGCGCCGCGATCGCCGCCGACCGCCACCCCGTGCTGATCGGCCGGGCGTTGCACCGCATGGTCGAGGCGGCGCAGGAGAACGGCTACCTGCTCGACTTCCCCGACACGGTCTCGGCGCGCGACGCCGGCTGGCTGCCGCGCGAGAAGGTGTGCCTCATCTGCACCGGCAGCCAGGGCGAGCCGCGCGCCGCGCTGTCGACGCTGGCCTCGGGCGGCAACCGCGACATCGGGCTCCAGGCCGGGGACACCGTCGTGTTCTCCTCGCGCGTCATCCCGGGCAACGAGAAGTCGATCGGACGCCTGCAGAACCAGCTCGCGTCGCTGGGCATCGAGGTGATCGCCGACCGCGGCTCGAACATCCACGTCTCCGGCCATCCCGCGCGCGACGAGCTGGCCCGCCTGTACCAGTGGGTCCGGCCGCGGATCGCCGTGCCGGTGCATGGCGAGCGGCGCCACATGGTCGAGCACGCCGCGCTGGCCCGGCAATGCCAGGTCCCGACCGCGCTGGTCGCGCCCAACGGCAGCGTGGTGCGCCTGGCGCCGGGGCCGGCCGCGGTGGTCGACACCGTGGCCAGCGGCCGGTTGGCGCGCGACGGCACGCGCCTCATCCATGTCGGCGACAGCGGCCTGCGCGACCGCCGCAAGATGCTGTGGCACGGCTCCGCCGTCGCCACGCTCGTGGTCACGGGCGAGGGCAAGCTCGCGGCGCCCCCCAGGCTCACGGTCCATGGACTCGCTCAGGACGACGCGGCCGCCATGGAGGCGATGACCGCCGCCAACGACGCGCTGCGCGCCGCCGTCGCCGACCTGACCCGGGCGGAGTCGCGCGACGACGCCGCCGTCGCCGAGGCGGCCCGCCGCGCGGTGCGGCGCGTGTTCAAGACGCGCTTCGACAAGAAGCCGTTGACGGAAGTGCACGTCGTCCGCATCTAG
- a CDS encoding type III pantothenate kinase: protein MLLAIDVGNTNSKFALCDGDAIVAQWRLRTEAKRTADEYAAWITQLMRLKGVDPQAVEGAILASTAPAVNPNIRRLCETYFNTKLLVVGEPDCELGIKVLIDRPQDAGPDRLVGVIAGYKRHGGPLITVDFGSATTFDISDADGNFAGGVLAPGVEFTIEAFYLMTARLPRIRVEKPAKVIGKATIPAMQSGIFWGYVGLIESLIRRIRAEYGEPMKVVATGGLAAVFKDEVGLFDAIEPDLMSHGLIEIWRRNRPSRAA, encoded by the coding sequence ATGCTGCTGGCCATCGACGTCGGGAACACCAACAGCAAGTTCGCGCTGTGCGACGGCGACGCCATCGTCGCGCAGTGGCGCCTGCGCACCGAGGCCAAGCGCACCGCCGACGAGTACGCGGCGTGGATAACGCAGCTCATGCGCCTGAAGGGCGTCGATCCGCAGGCGGTCGAGGGCGCCATCCTCGCCAGCACCGCGCCGGCGGTGAACCCCAACATCCGGCGCCTGTGCGAGACCTATTTCAACACCAAGCTGCTGGTCGTCGGCGAGCCGGACTGCGAGCTCGGAATCAAGGTGCTGATCGACCGGCCGCAGGACGCCGGGCCGGACCGACTGGTCGGCGTCATCGCCGGCTACAAGCGCCACGGCGGGCCATTGATCACGGTCGATTTCGGCAGCGCCACGACCTTCGACATCTCGGACGCGGACGGGAATTTCGCCGGCGGCGTGCTGGCGCCGGGCGTCGAGTTCACGATCGAGGCGTTCTACCTGATGACCGCGCGCCTGCCGCGCATCCGCGTCGAGAAGCCCGCGAAGGTGATCGGCAAGGCGACCATCCCGGCGATGCAATCAGGCATCTTCTGGGGCTATGTCGGCCTGATCGAGAGCCTGATCCGCCGCATCCGCGCGGAGTACGGCGAGCCGATGAAGGTGGTCGCCACCGGCGGGCTCGCGGCGGTGTTCAAGGACGAAGTGGGCCTGTTCGACGCGATCGAGCCCGACCTGATGTCGCATGGGCTGATCGAGATCTGGCGTCGGAACCGCCCGTCGCGGGCGGCGTGA
- a CDS encoding biotin--[acetyl-CoA-carboxylase] ligase — protein sequence MTAPVLPAGWTVAAFDTIGSTNDEAAARALAGAPEGTVVTARRQEDGRGRRGRRWESPEGNAYSSTILRPACRPDRAAQLGFAVALAVADTAVAGLPTTREIRLKWPNDVLIDGAKVAGILLESEMGADGNVAHVVVGVGINVEAGPAVTAGGYPAAALRALGDGRTVAELLGAYIAALAARVAQWRAGFAGTRADWLARAAWLGDTVEVTVGTERLSGRFAGLDDDGALLLQPPLGAARRIVAGEVFRPSA from the coding sequence ATGACCGCGCCGGTCCTTCCCGCGGGATGGACCGTCGCCGCGTTCGACACCATCGGCAGCACCAACGACGAGGCGGCCGCGCGCGCGCTGGCCGGCGCGCCGGAAGGCACCGTCGTCACGGCGCGGCGGCAGGAGGACGGACGCGGGCGCCGCGGGCGGCGCTGGGAGTCGCCCGAGGGCAATGCCTATAGCTCGACGATCCTGCGCCCCGCCTGCCGGCCCGACCGGGCCGCCCAGCTGGGCTTCGCGGTGGCGCTCGCCGTCGCGGACACCGCCGTCGCCGGCTTGCCAACGACGCGGGAAATCCGCCTGAAATGGCCGAACGACGTGCTGATCGACGGCGCGAAAGTCGCGGGAATCCTGCTGGAGTCGGAGATGGGCGCCGATGGAAACGTGGCGCACGTCGTCGTCGGCGTGGGAATCAACGTCGAGGCGGGGCCCGCCGTGACGGCCGGTGGATACCCGGCCGCCGCCCTGCGCGCGCTCGGCGACGGACGGACGGTGGCCGAGCTGCTCGGCGCCTATATCGCGGCGCTGGCCGCGCGGGTGGCGCAATGGCGCGCCGGATTCGCCGGTACCCGGGCGGATTGGCTGGCGCGGGCGGCGTGGCTCGGCGACACCGTCGAGGTCACGGTCGGGACCGAGCGGCTCAGCGGCCGCTTCGCCGGGCTTGACGACGACGGGGCGCTGCTGCTGCAACCCCCGCTCGGCGCGGCGCGGCGGATCGTGGCCGGCGAAGTGTTCCGGCCGTCGGCCTGA
- the nuoN gene encoding NADH-quinone oxidoreductase subunit NuoN, with amino-acid sequence MNGLDNWALASPEIFLAVAAMALLILGVFRGDKGADLVSALSVASLGVAMILVYREIDFTARGHGTAFNGLFLVDAFTKSMKLLAFLGAALAIVMSRAFFIRAGVWRFEYPVLVLLATLGMSVMISSNDLMTLYLGLELQSLALYVVAAFQRDDARSTEAGVKYFVLGAVASCMILYGASLVYGFAGTTNFYGLKAAFQGGTPPVGVVIGLVFVLSGLVFKVSAAPFHMWTPDVYEGAPTPVTALFSVAPKIAALSLLVSVVMGPFRPLFAQWQQVIVAVAVLSSVWGAVAAIRQENIKRLMAYSSIGNMGYVLLGLAAGSEEGVRSVIVYMAIYLVMSVGTFACILSMRRRGAMVETISDLAGLGRRQPMMALALMFCMFSMAGIPPLAGFFGKLNVFLAAIEARLYIPAAIAVLASVVGAYYYLRIVKVMYFDDAAAAFDRPVDREMGVVMGVSALFLFPVFPLFQEPILKGAQKAALTFFAQ; translated from the coding sequence ATGAACGGACTCGACAACTGGGCGCTGGCCTCGCCGGAGATCTTCCTGGCGGTGGCCGCGATGGCGCTGCTGATCCTCGGCGTGTTCCGGGGCGACAAGGGCGCCGACCTCGTCTCGGCCCTCTCGGTCGCGTCCCTCGGCGTGGCGATGATCCTGGTCTACCGCGAGATCGATTTCACCGCCCGCGGGCACGGCACGGCGTTCAACGGCCTCTTCCTCGTCGACGCCTTCACCAAGTCGATGAAGCTGCTGGCGTTCCTCGGCGCGGCGCTCGCCATCGTCATGTCGCGGGCGTTCTTCATCCGCGCCGGCGTGTGGCGCTTCGAGTACCCCGTGCTCGTCCTGCTGGCGACGCTCGGCATGTCGGTCATGATCTCGTCGAACGACCTCATGACGCTCTATCTCGGCCTCGAGCTGCAGTCGCTGGCGCTCTACGTCGTGGCGGCTTTCCAGCGCGACGACGCGCGCTCGACCGAGGCGGGCGTGAAGTACTTCGTCCTCGGCGCGGTCGCCTCGTGCATGATCCTATACGGCGCCTCGCTGGTGTACGGCTTCGCCGGCACGACCAACTTCTACGGATTGAAAGCCGCGTTCCAGGGCGGCACGCCGCCGGTCGGCGTCGTCATCGGCCTGGTGTTCGTGCTGTCGGGCCTGGTGTTCAAGGTCTCCGCCGCGCCGTTCCACATGTGGACGCCGGACGTGTACGAGGGCGCGCCGACCCCGGTGACGGCGCTGTTCTCGGTGGCGCCGAAGATCGCTGCGTTGTCGCTGCTGGTCTCCGTCGTCATGGGCCCGTTCCGTCCGCTGTTCGCGCAGTGGCAGCAGGTCATCGTCGCGGTCGCGGTGCTGTCGTCGGTGTGGGGCGCCGTGGCGGCGATCCGGCAGGAGAACATCAAGCGCCTGATGGCCTACTCCTCGATCGGCAACATGGGCTACGTGCTGCTGGGCCTCGCGGCCGGATCGGAGGAGGGTGTCCGCTCCGTGATCGTCTACATGGCGATCTACCTGGTGATGAGCGTCGGCACCTTCGCGTGCATCCTCTCGATGCGCCGGCGCGGCGCGATGGTCGAGACCATCTCCGACCTCGCCGGCCTCGGCCGGCGCCAGCCGATGATGGCGCTGGCGCTGATGTTCTGCATGTTCTCGATGGCGGGAATCCCGCCGCTCGCCGGCTTCTTCGGCAAGCTGAACGTGTTCCTGGCGGCGATCGAGGCGCGCCTCTACATCCCGGCGGCGATCGCGGTGCTGGCCTCCGTCGTCGGCGCCTACTACTACCTGCGCATCGTCAAGGTGATGTACTTCGACGACGCCGCTGCGGCCTTCGACCGGCCGGTGGACCGCGAAATGGGCGTGGTGATGGGCGTCTCCGCGCTGTTCCTGTTCCCGGTCTTCCCGCTGTTCCAGGAACCGATCCTGAAGGGCGCGCAGAAGGCGGCGTTGACGTTCTTCGCGCAATGA
- a CDS encoding NADH-quinone oxidoreductase subunit M, with the protein MIRDLASPSLVTFLPLAGALFCLLVRGDEKVVARNARWAALSTSVVTFVVSLSLWAAFDNKNPGFQFVEKMEWIPAYGIAYHMGVDGISVFFVILSTFLTPLCILASWTAIETRVREYMIAFLVLETLMVGMFCALDLMVFYIFFEAVLIPMFLIIGIWGGKDKIYAAFKFFLYTLAGSVLMLLAIIALHYKAGGTTDIQAIMAAGSKLPFEWQFWLWLAFFASFAVKVPMWPVHTWLPDAHVQAPTAGSVILAGVLLKMGAYGFLRFSVPMLPLASEYFTPFVFVLSCVAVVYTSLVALVQEDMKKLIAYSSVAHMGFVTIGIFAMNTQAVEGAIFQMLSHGIVSGALFLCVGVVYDRLHTRDIERYGGIAANMPKYALVFMFFTMASVGLPGLSGFVGEFLVLLGAFKANTWVASVAALGVILGAAYALWLYRRVVFGTITRADVRAMTDMGPREIAVFAPLVLVTIWMGVYPSSFLDVMDASVGKLIADYNAALKAAKATAMLGR; encoded by the coding sequence ATGATCCGCGATCTGGCGTCCCCGTCGCTGGTGACGTTCCTGCCGCTGGCGGGCGCGCTCTTCTGCCTGCTGGTGCGCGGCGACGAGAAGGTGGTGGCCCGCAACGCGCGCTGGGCGGCGCTGTCGACCTCGGTCGTGACGTTCGTCGTGTCGCTGTCGCTCTGGGCCGCGTTCGACAACAAGAACCCCGGCTTCCAGTTCGTCGAGAAGATGGAGTGGATCCCGGCCTACGGCATCGCCTACCACATGGGCGTCGACGGCATCTCGGTGTTCTTCGTCATCCTGTCGACCTTCCTGACGCCGCTCTGCATCCTCGCGAGCTGGACCGCGATCGAGACCCGGGTGCGCGAGTACATGATCGCCTTCCTCGTCCTCGAGACGCTGATGGTCGGCATGTTCTGCGCGCTCGACCTCATGGTCTTCTACATCTTCTTCGAGGCCGTGCTGATCCCGATGTTCCTGATCATCGGCATCTGGGGCGGCAAGGACAAGATCTACGCGGCCTTCAAGTTCTTCCTCTACACGCTGGCCGGCTCGGTCCTGATGCTGCTGGCGATCATCGCGCTCCACTACAAGGCCGGCGGGACCACCGACATCCAGGCGATCATGGCGGCCGGCTCCAAGCTGCCGTTCGAATGGCAGTTCTGGCTGTGGCTGGCGTTCTTCGCGTCGTTCGCCGTGAAGGTGCCGATGTGGCCGGTCCACACCTGGCTGCCGGACGCCCACGTGCAGGCGCCGACCGCGGGCTCGGTGATCCTGGCCGGCGTGCTGCTGAAGATGGGGGCCTACGGCTTCCTGCGCTTCTCCGTGCCGATGCTGCCGCTGGCCTCGGAGTACTTCACGCCGTTCGTCTTCGTCCTGTCCTGCGTCGCGGTGGTCTACACCTCGCTGGTGGCGCTGGTGCAGGAGGACATGAAGAAGCTGATCGCCTATTCGTCGGTCGCCCACATGGGCTTCGTGACCATCGGCATCTTCGCGATGAACACCCAGGCGGTCGAGGGCGCGATCTTCCAGATGCTGAGCCATGGCATCGTCTCGGGCGCCCTGTTCCTCTGCGTCGGCGTGGTCTACGACCGGCTGCACACCCGCGACATCGAGCGCTACGGCGGCATCGCGGCGAACATGCCGAAATACGCGCTGGTGTTCATGTTCTTCACCATGGCCAGCGTCGGCCTCCCCGGCCTGTCGGGCTTCGTCGGCGAGTTCCTCGTGCTGCTCGGCGCCTTCAAGGCGAACACCTGGGTGGCGAGCGTGGCCGCGCTCGGCGTGATCCTCGGCGCGGCCTACGCGCTGTGGCTCTACCGCCGCGTCGTGTTCGGCACGATCACCCGCGCCGACGTGCGGGCGATGACCGACATGGGGCCGCGCGAGATCGCGGTGTTCGCGCCGCTGGTCCTCGTGACGATCTGGATGGGCGTCTATCCGTCCTCCTTCCTCGACGTTATGGACGCCTCGGTCGGCAAGCTGATCGCCGACTACAACGCGGCGTTGAAGGCGGCCAAGGCGACCGCGATGCTGGGCCGGTGA